A genomic window from Quercus lobata isolate SW786 chromosome 10, ValleyOak3.0 Primary Assembly, whole genome shotgun sequence includes:
- the LOC115964595 gene encoding uncharacterized protein LOC115964595, producing MIEDYPSTSVTTETRRTNKFLNYLEALLLQHGKHIIEYDLPISTGEYDNDLAIPRLIQDELTVPNVDEELTLIEKLNNYQRVAYETIMTVIYRKKSMTFFVNGPGGIGKIFLYCTILATLRKVGHIAIVTSTSGIVATLLPGGRAVHSRFKIPLTPDASSTCSIIVPKGTKAEMIDACTVKSPLWKDVKVLHLKQNMRFVNDEEFAKYIQCIGDGNEPFIVDDLIKLPPSMAMQ from the exons ATGATAGAAGATTACCCATCAACATCTGTTACAACAGAGACACGTCGTACAAATAAATTTCTCAATTATTTAGAGGCGTTGCTCTTGCAACATGGAAAGCACATCATAGAGTATGATTTGCCGATTTCAACTGGAGAATATGACAATGATTTAGCTATACCAAGACTCATACAAGATGAGCTAACTGTTCCTAATGTAGATGAAGAACTCACTTTAATTGAGAAATTGAATAACTACCAGAGAGTTGCATATGAGACAATCATGACTGTTATTTATCGTAAGAAAAGCATGACATTCTTTGTCAATGGGCCAGGAGGaattgggaaaatatttttgtattgcACAATATTGGCAACCTTGAGAAAAGTCGGTCACATTGCAATTGTCACATCTACATCTGGCATAGTAGCAACATTACTCCCTGGTGGAAGAGCAGTGCATTCCAGGTTTAAGATTCCTTTAACTCCAGATGCTTCATCTACTTGCtcaataa TTGTTCCAAAGGGTACAAAGGCAGAAATGATTGATGCATGCACAGTCAAGTCCCCATTATGGAAAGACGTCAAAGTGTTACATTTGAAGCAGAATATGAGGTTTGTCAACGATGAAGAGTTTGCTAAGTATATACAATGCATTGGTGATGGGAATGAACCATTTATAGTGGATGATTTGATTAAACTACCCCCTTCAATGGCAATGCAATGA
- the LOC115964596 gene encoding uncharacterized protein LOC115964596, translated as MVEDYPSTSITTETRCTNKLLNDLEALLLQHGKHITEYDLLISTRECDNDLAVLRVIQDELIVPNESMIFFVDGLEGTGKTFLYRTILATLKKAGHIAVATSTSGIVATLLPGGRTTHSKFKTPLNPDASSTYSISKQSDLVELIRRATIII; from the exons ATGGTAGAAGATTACCCATCAACATCTATTACAACAGAGACACGTTGTACAAATAAACTTCTCAATGATTTAGAGGCGTTGCTCTTGCAACATGGAAAGCACATCACAGAGTATGATTTGTTGATTTCAACTAGAGAATGTGACAATGATTTAGCTGTACTAAGAGTCATACAAGATGAGCTAATTGTTCCTAAT GAAAGTATGATATTCTTTGTCGATGGGCTAGAGGGAACTGGGAAAACATTTTTGTATCGCACAATATTGGCAACCTTGAAAAAAGCCGGTCACATTGCAGTTGCCACATCTACATCTGGCATAGTAGCAACATTACTTCCTGGTGGAAGAACAACGCATTCCAAGTTTAAGACTCCTTTAAATCCTGATGCTTCATCTACTTACtcaataagtaaacaatcagaCTTAGTTGAACTTATTAGACGTGCCACCATAATTATTTGA